One segment of Anastrepha obliqua isolate idAnaObli1 chromosome 3, idAnaObli1_1.0, whole genome shotgun sequence DNA contains the following:
- the LOC129243079 gene encoding G patch domain-containing protein 1 homolog, with the protein MYDEAGLHRFGTTLPELDEDTVPSKKPIRLEDQIVTDENGKRRFHGAFTGGFSAGYWNTVGSQEGWTPATFKSSRSEKAANRLQQRPDDFMDDEDRGEFGIAPQRLQTRSEYTSFEPEESKKRKLMAPSSGSIPGKPVLEQLLAPRNIKIGERILKSMGWRPGQGIGPRQTLKEKKMTRSRNHREMYVMKQYGYQPKAPISESLGHSDDAGGEEESSDEELDKITFAPDDYEPYVCIAKKDRFGVNYQGGLSRDAVLSNAPAAATSNRHINLFEPALEAMGKNNKKISFKGQAFGVGALEEEDEDIYARDDMSRYDFSLDDHKPKKRKVINEQDQLIVEGFLASKIPLKITKPENPLVPESFIPRNWLERRSRFQPIDAKKAEELELYFKKVELSKNRLNPDERSELLGETQSMEENPTTSTCVRQEQAQKQTQPKIDFNPLQENKTVRGVGVEILPEKARLMLERLEQKNRFTRASDNMPDGSDDLKEVMKQVYDESKKSDTTSTMFKPFLHDEQKQRRYEEFLLAKVNTEEEITCFLNKIQPVHLSGWDREMEKKEFIQASKIFKPLDGLMSERFISEANIQAEHKPLEISQTCSFTPKKITVERSRSMWKPHPLLCKRYNIAEPYGGHIEEEKRPASSAKISVFDYLEDCVHKKSDFKTPVIVPVKIPRIQPILKQTSCKAESEPANSGKSITSVSTGYASTMATRNLSSSELSATSTVVEDQLKSKHASPRLQKVDSLKVGRTSAKTDLEKLAEESISKPPSEKLELYKAIFEDSSDEETVTSKEETNANNCPLKKENQSLPLSLSGDSVNVLRNTSPPRGIFSALLSTKGEQKTAEKTAHNSTESFDVGCDIDLEVSHGDIGHARPALIPASAESVKEHKIEFKQPTGSSSKISLNTYSTASSNPSDDEVFRKTSLKVGDPPFLNFTKAESSPPSNIDKGKLPKAKTRGDRLADGGRPYGPTAGSLDVPSTSSGLESAAYGPALPYHIQTPITSEPVYELNKVVEEKMLRFLGQQTRNSKNVRDEEWVEKKVRKILKNKTLPRSSSSSSVDKSSDEDNESRKEVMKKKSKKNKSHKKTKKKSKEKKSKKTKKNKDKY; encoded by the exons ATGTATGACGAAGCTGGACTTCACCGTTTTGGCACAACTTTGCCTGAACTTGATGAGG ATACTGTGCCATCCAAAAAACCAATACGATTGGAAGATCAAATTGTAACCGACGAAAATGGAAAGCGCCGATTCCATGGCGCCTTTACTGGTGGCTTTAGCGCCGGCTACTGGAATACGGTGGGCTCGCAAGAAGGCTGGACACCGGCAACGTTTAAGAGTTCGCGCAGTGAAAAGGCGGCAAATCGGTTACAGCAGCGTCCAGACGATTTTATGGACGATGAAGATCGTGGAGAATTCGGTATTGCTCCACAGCGCTTACAAACTCGATCGGAATATACTTCATTTGAGCCAGAGGAGAGTAAAAAGCGCAAGTTAATGGCACCGTCCAGTGGATCTATACCTGGTAAACCGGTGTTGGAGCAGTTACTTGCACCGCGCAATATTAAAATAGGTGAACGCATATTGAAAAGCATGGGATGGCGACCAGGTCAAGGTATTGGGCCACGGCAAACcctcaaagaaaagaaaatgacaCGCTCCCGAAATCACCgtgaaatgtatgtaatgaaacaGTACGGCTATCAACCGAAAGCGCCAATTTCGGAGTCTCTAGGGCACTCCGACGATGCAGGTGGTGAAGAAGAAAGTTCTGATGAAGAACTTGATAAAATAACCTTTGCTCCAGATGACTATGagccgtatgtatgtatagcaaAAAAAGATCGTTTCGGAGTGAATTACCAGGGAGGTTTAAGTCGAGATGCCGTGCTTTCAAATGCTCCAGCAGCAGCTACGAGCAATAGACACATAAATCTCTTCGAACCAGCATTGGAGGCGATGggtaaaaataataagaaaatatccTTTAAAGGGCAAGCATTTGGCGTCGGTGCGTTGGAGGAAGAAGATGAAGATATATATGCTAGAGACGATATGTCCCGCTATGATTTCTCGTTAGATGATCATAAGCCTAAGAAAAGGAAAGTGATAAATGAACAGGATCAACTGATTGTTGAAGGATTTCTAGCAAGTaagattccactaaaaataacGAAACCAGAAAATCCATTAGTACCAGAATCTTTCATACCACGTAATTGGTTGGAAAGAAGAAGCCGTTTCCAACCAATAGATGCGAAAAAAGCTGAAGAACTTgaattatatttcaaaaaagtagAATTGTCGAAAAACAGATTGAATCCAGATGAACGGTCTGAGTTACTTGGAGAGACACAATCAATGGAAGAAAATCCTACTACTAGCACGTGCGTTCGACAGGAGCAAGCCCAGAAACAAACTCAGccaaaaattgactttaacCCACTTCAAGAGAATAAGACAGTGCGCGGAGTTGGGGTTGAAATTTTGCCTGAAAAAGCGAGACTCATGTTGGAGCGTCTAGAACAGAAAAATCGATTTACGCGCGCTAGCGACAACATGCCTGATGGAAGCGATGATTTAAAAGAAGTGATGAAGCAAGTCTACGATGAGTCAAAAAAGTCCGATACCACATCAACCATGTTTAAACCATTTCTTCATGATGAGCAAAAACAACGACGTTACGAGGAATTTCTATTGGCCAAGGTGAACACCGaagaagaaattacatgttttttgaataaaatacagcCAGTGCATTTGAGCGGATGGGATCGAGAAATGGAAAAGAAGGAGTTTATACAGGCGAGCAAAATCTTTAAACCACTCGATGGGCTGATGTCGGAACG tTTCATTTCGGAGGCAAACATTCAAGCAGAGCACAAACCACTAGAAATATCCCAGACTTGTAGTTTCACACCGAAAAAAATTACTGTTGAGCGCTCCAGATCAATGTGGAAGCCCCATCCCCTACTATGCAAACGATACAACATAGCTGAACCGTATGGCGGTCATATCGAGGAAGAAAAACGACCCGCCTCGTCGGCAAAGATTTCCGTTTTCGATTATTTGGAAGATTGTGTGCATAAAAAGTCTGATTTCAAAACACCAGTTATCGTACCAGTAAAAATACCTCGGATCCAGCCCATACTGAAGCAGACAAGCTGCAAAGCGGAAAGTGAACCAGCTAATAGCGGTAAATCAATAACTTCGGTATCCACAGGCTATGCTTCGACTATGGCTACGCGTAATCTGAGCTCCTCTGAGTTATCAGCTACTTCTACAGTTGTTGAAGACCAGTTGAAAAGCAAGCATGCGAGTCCAAGGCTACAAAAAGTTGACAGTTTAAAAGTAGGACGTACAAGTGCCAAAACAGATTTAGAAAAGCTTGCCGAAGAATCTATTTCAAAACCACCTAGCGAAAAGTTGGAGCTATACAAAGCTATATTTGAAGACAGCAGTGATGAAGAGACTGTAACCAGCAAAGAAGAAACAAATGCCAACAATTGCCcgctgaaaaaagaaaatcagtcgCTGCCGCTGTCTCTCAGTGGAGATAGTGTTAACGTTTTGCGTAACACATCCCCGCCCCGTGGCATCTTTAGTGCATTGCTATCTACGAAGGGAGAACAAAAAACGGCGGAAAAAACAGCACACAACTCCACAGAATCATTTGATGTAGGCTGTGACATAGATTTAGAAGTTAGCCACGGAGATATCGGACATGCGAGGCCTGCATTAATACCCGCTTCTGCGGAATCTGTAAAAGAACACAAAATCGAATTTAAACAGCCAACGGGTAGCTCTTCGAAAATATCGTTGAATACATATTCAACAGCGTCCTCAAATCCATCAGACGACGAAGTGTTCAGGAAAACATCACTAAAAGTAGGAGATCctccttttttgaattttacaaaagcaGAAAGTTCTCCCCCATCAAATATCGATAAAGGAAAATTGCCGAAGGCAAAGACAAGAGGTGATCGACTGGCTGATGGGGGTAGACCATATGGTCCAACTGCTGGATCTCTCGATGTACCTAGCACTTCGTCAGGCTTGGAATCAGCAGCTTATGGTCCAGCACTGCCCTATCACATACAAACGCCCATCACTAGTGAACCTGTGTACGAGTTGAATAAAGTTGTTGAAGAAAAAATGCTTCGTTTTCTGGGTCAACAGACCAGAAATTCCAAAAACGTCAGAGATGAAGAGTGGGTGGAGAAGAAAGTTcgtaagatattaaaaaataaaacgctaCCCAGAAGTAGTAGCAGTAGCAGCGTCGATAAGAGTTCCGATGAAGATAATGAAAGTCGAAAAGAAGTAATgaagaagaaaagtaaaaagaataaaagtcacaagaaaacaaagaaaaagtcgAAGGAGAAGAAGTCCaagaaaactaagaaaaataaagataaatacTAG